AATTATCCAGCCGAATTATACCATTGATATTAAAAGTGATAATCCCGAAAAAACCTGGGAATATTTCCAGTCTAAAAAGTGGATCAATAGCGAAAATCAATTCACGGTAATTCCTTTCCAACCGAATCAAATCAGCCAAAATAAAAACGGTGTCGCGATCAAATCAACCCGAAAACCAGTATCATTATCACCCCAGTTAAAAGAAAATTATATTTTCATCAGAAACAGTGCTCTGCTGTATTCTTCTTTGAAAATGCTTGGTAACACTGAAAAAAGGATCATTTCAGATGTAGATTACATACTCTACGGAAATAAATCACAGGATTATTGGATAAAAATAAAAGCAAAAAACGGAGAATTACCCTTAATTTTACGGTGGTAAGCATAGAACCCGAATAAAATTATCTATTAATGGCTCCATCAGACATTGCATTGCTCAAAACCTTTACTCATTATTTTTTGCATCTCGTTTTTCCGGTGTTTATCGCATTGATCTTTTATCGTAAAAACTGGAGGAAGGCTTATTTTATTCTCCTGGCTACCATGCTGGTAGATCTGGATCATCTTTTTGCCAATCCGATTTTTGATCCGTCACGGGGAAGTATAGGTTTTCATTTTTTACATTCATATTATGCCATTGCGGTGTATTTTTTGCTGCTGTTTTTTAAAGGAAATATCAGAATTATAGGAATTGGGCTTCTGTTTCATATGTTTACAGATTATCAGGACTTTAACTTCTGGCCTCATTAAAATATTATTAATATTTTCTTTTGATATTGAAAATTCCATAGATTTTTTGTATTTTGTAGTCACTTATGAGACCTAAAGAATTCTTACATTATACCTATGTTTTTCCTCTCCTTGCGGTAGGGTACTACTTTTCCGGACTGATGGGATCGGGAGTTCTTTATGATATTCTTGCAGGTGTTTTACTGATCGGAAGTGTATTGTCAGCAGTACACCATGCCGAAGTAGTGGCTCATAAAGTAGGGGAGCCTTTCGGAACTATTATTCTGGCCCTTTGCATCACCATTATTGAAGTTGCGCTTATCATCTCGCTGATGGTGGCCGGCGGAGATCAGGCGATCACGCTGGCCAGAGATACGGTTTTTGCCGCTGTAATGCTTATTCTTAACGGAATTCTGGGAATATGTATTCTTGTAGGCGGAGTTAAATATCATGAGCAGTTCTTCGCAAGAACCTCAGCAACTACTTATCTGGTAAGTATTGTTTCAATCCTGGTACTTACCCTTGTTCTTCCTAATTTTACTTCAAGTGTCAACGGACCTTTCTATAACGAAGCACAGCTTATTTTTATATCCATCGCATGTCTTGTTATTTACGGAGTTTTCCTAATGGTACAGACTGTGCGCCACAGAAGCTATTTCATTGTTCCTGATGAACATCCGGAAGAGCATTATATTCCTTCTCTCACAAAAACACTGATCAGTTTTGCTTTTCTGGTGGTTTGTCTTGTTATTGTCGTACTTATGGCAAAAGGATTATCCGATACGATAGAAGGGATGGTACAAAGTCTTGGAGCTCCAAAATCCCTTGTTGGAGTGATTATCGCAGCCGTGGTGCTGCTTCCGGAAGGAGTTGCCGCCATCAGAGCAGCAAGAGCCAATCAAATCCAATCCAGTTTGAATCTTGCATTAGGCTCTGCACTGGCAAGTATCGGCTTGACTATTCCAGCGGTTTCCGTGGTATGTATCATGTACGATATTCCATTGGTTCTAGGCTTGGACAAAAAGGACATTATACTGCTTTCTTTATCCGTATTTATTGTAATGCTTTCATTAAGCCGTGGAAAAACAAATGTCCTGTACGGAACTGTTCTATTGGTGAATCTGGCGGCTTATATCTTTACAGTAATTGTCCCTTAATAAGAAGGAAAGGCTAGGATAAATAAATCCCCGAAATTTCGAACCTTGTATCCCGTAACTCACTAAAGTCTTCTCGCTAATTCCATCTTGAAAGCCATAAGCTTTGCAATGTTTTCGGATTTGTAGATCGCCATATCTGCATTTTCTCCTACAAAGTTTTCTTCAATAGTAGTACGCCAAAGCTGAAGCCATCGGTCAAAATGTTTCTGTTCCATAGCCTGTATCTCATTAATCGGGAAATGAACACCCATTGGATTTCCTTTATAAGACATCTGCCCGAAAAGGATGGATTCCCAGAAAGAATACATTTTAGGAAGGTGTTTATCCCAATCTACTTTAGCAACTTCATTAAAGAAAAATCCTATAGTTTCATCTTTAATCACCTTTGTATAAAATGAGTTGACAAGGTGTTCAATGTCCTCTCTTGACTCCAGTTTTTTCATACCTCAAATGTACTCCAAAATCAAATTAAAACTCAAATGAATCAATTGATAAAATTCATCAAAACAATATTTTATCTTTGCACCAGAAACGGTAAGAAAGCAGATAAGCAAATTCCCCAATTTGCTGTTGTAATTTAAGCTGTTCAAAAATAAATGCTATAAAAATGACAAGAGGATTCAGAAAAAAGATCCGTCAGAAAAATGCGGAGAACAGTGG
The window above is part of the Chryseobacterium sp. MA9 genome. Proteins encoded here:
- a CDS encoding calcium:proton antiporter → MRPKEFLHYTYVFPLLAVGYYFSGLMGSGVLYDILAGVLLIGSVLSAVHHAEVVAHKVGEPFGTIILALCITIIEVALIISLMVAGGDQAITLARDTVFAAVMLILNGILGICILVGGVKYHEQFFARTSATTYLVSIVSILVLTLVLPNFTSSVNGPFYNEAQLIFISIACLVIYGVFLMVQTVRHRSYFIVPDEHPEEHYIPSLTKTLISFAFLVVCLVIVVLMAKGLSDTIEGMVQSLGAPKSLVGVIIAAVVLLPEGVAAIRAARANQIQSSLNLALGSALASIGLTIPAVSVVCIMYDIPLVLGLDKKDIILLSLSVFIVMLSLSRGKTNVLYGTVLLVNLAAYIFTVIVP
- a CDS encoding group III truncated hemoglobin; its protein translation is MKKLESREDIEHLVNSFYTKVIKDETIGFFFNEVAKVDWDKHLPKMYSFWESILFGQMSYKGNPMGVHFPINEIQAMEQKHFDRWLQLWRTTIEENFVGENADMAIYKSENIAKLMAFKMELARRL
- a CDS encoding DUF6122 family protein is translated as MAPSDIALLKTFTHYFLHLVFPVFIALIFYRKNWRKAYFILLATMLVDLDHLFANPIFDPSRGSIGFHFLHSYYAIAVYFLLLFFKGNIRIIGIGLLFHMFTDYQDFNFWPH